One part of the Lotus japonicus ecotype B-129 chromosome 2, LjGifu_v1.2 genome encodes these proteins:
- the LOC130736425 gene encoding uncharacterized protein LOC130736425: MARALKQLTTFLTEQAERAGQGTGQGAANNQEEIYHGLDKFLKRSPPKFEGGYNPDGAYEWVQELERIFETLVCAEPRKVAFTSYLLSGKARTWWTSVRGRITSEEGELTWEIFKNSFLEKYFPADAKGRKEMEFLELKQEAITANDEKSKCIKFEYGLRPDIRTAVGHDQIQNFATLVEKCRIFEENEKTQKEYLKGIGVNKAPKKKEEERKPYLRPQDQGRNQFRRTWNPTGGSGFQGRPGGFNNTPFCVRCRRNGHRAQECIVVLGGQSGVQLGGSGNPNPTTAVGEESNRNANVPLRDNRRVGRPPNKGKVFAMTMEEAPKSPELIEGATHLFISHERVKQFGLPVTSLAWDLEISTPTKNTSKTSED; encoded by the exons ATGGCGCGAGCACTTAAGCAACTCACTACTTTCTTGACCGAACAAGCGGAAAGAGCAGGGCAAGGAACAGGACAAGGGGCTGCCAATAACCAGGAAGAGATTTACCACGGATTGGACAAGTTCCTGAAGCGAAGTCCGCCTAAGTTTGAAGGAGGATATAATCCGGATGGAGCTTATGAGTGGGTGCAAGAACTGGAAAGGATTTTCGAGACCCTGGTATGTGCTGAACCTAGAAAAGTGGCTTTCACTAGCTATTTACTTTCAGGTAAAGCAAGGACATGGTGGACGAGTGTGAGGGGAAGAATCACCTCGGAAGAAGGGGAGTTGACTTGGGAAATCTTCAAGAAttcttttctggagaagtattttccggCAGACGCCAAAGGTAGGAAGGAAATGGAATTTTTGGAATTGAAGCAGGAAGCGAT TACGGCTAATGATGAAAAATCAAAGTGCATCAAGTTTGAGTATGGATTAAGGCCTGACATTAGGACTGCCGTAGGGCATGACCAAATTCAAAATTTTGCTACTTTAGTGGAAAAGTGCAGGATTttcgaagaaaatgaaaagacacAGAAGGAGTACTTGAAAGGGATAGGTGTGAATAAGGCAccaaagaagaaggaagaagagaggaAACCCTATTTGCGACCACAAGATCAGGGAAGGAATCAATTCAGAAGGACTTGGAACCCAACAGGAGGATCTGGATTCCAAGGGAGACCGGGAGGATTCAATAATACCCCATTCTGCGTGAGATGTCGCCGGAATGGACACCGTGCGCAAGAATGCATAGTGGTATTGGGAGGACAATCGGGAGTGCAACTCGGAGGAAGCGGGAACCCGAATCCCACCACCGCAGTTGGCGAAGAGAGCAATAGGAATGCAAACGTGCCACTCAGAGACAATAGGAGGGTTGGACGCCCACCCAACAAAGGGAAAGTGTTCGCCATGACAATGGAAGAAGCGCCAAAATCACCGGAGCTCATTGAAG GTGCAACGCATTTGTTTATATCACACGAGAGGGTCAAGCAATTTGGATTGCCAGTGACAAGTTTGGCATGGGACTTAGAAATTAGTACCCCAACTAAGAATACCAGTAAAACCTCTGAG GATTAG